One Puntigrus tetrazona isolate hp1 chromosome 25, ASM1883169v1, whole genome shotgun sequence genomic window, ATTATTCGAAGATCAGTAGTCACTTTAAAACTGAATAATATTAGGAAATGCATTGTGCACAAATAGCACTCCAGATTATAGTGTTTATATCAAGTCTTGTGTGATATGTCAGTAAATGTAATCTTAATCGATtagaaatgaatgcatttgaaatgtcGGTTTcttatgtgtgttttagaggGAGTGCTAACTCTACGAGCGAAACCTCCATCGGAAGGCGAGTTTATCGACTGTCTTCAGAAGCTGAAGCTCTCTTTCAATCTGTTGGTGGGTTTCCCTCGTCTCTTATCGTGcctaaactgaacaaaaagCTTACAGCTTACGTTGGAATTGTTTTATGAATGTAATACATTTGCAATCTGTTCCCGCCATCTATAGGCCAAACTGAAGAAACACATCCAGAACCCCACTGCTGCAGAGCTCGTGCACTTCCTGTTCGGTCCTCTGGAGCTGGTGAGGAACTGAACGCATGCACACGATGAAAACACACCATGAGCTTTGGGTTTTACTGTAGAAATGAATGCTTAGAATTACGTCAAACTAAATAAAGGCAAATGCTACCACTGGATTTAACAGCAAATAAAGgtaattaaacatgcaaaaatcaatcaataagtgaaataaataaatgctaatgttACCACTAAAAGACAActctttggataaaaaaaaaaaaagataattaaaattgttaattaaaataaataaatgctattggTAAAAACCTACTTTTTggattcaataaaaaaaaagaataattacaaatgcaaataaaatataaataaataaatgataatgttATCGCTAAAAGATTttggatttcataaaaaatataaagataattaaaaatgcaaatgaaatataaataaatgctaatgttACCGCTAAAAGACAACTTTTtggatttctaaaaaaaaaaaaaaaaaaaaaagataattaaaattgctaattaaaataaataaacgctaCTGGTAAAAGACAACTTtttggatttaataaaaaaaagaataattacaaatgcaaataaaatataaataaataaatgctaatgttATCGCTAAAAGATTTtggattttataaaaaatacaaagataattaaaaatgcaaatgaaatataaataaatgctaatgttATTGCTAAAAGGCAACTTTTTGGATTAAAgaaagataattaaaaatactaatacaaatatgaatgaattattgCAAATTTCACCACTGAAagacaagtttatttatttaataataataataacaataataaaaatgctaatataattAACCCTAGCAGATAAATAatcccaaataaataaataattgtaattttttcagTGTTCATATTTGAGATACAACTAAACATTGGCAGAATTAAATGTTGTTATACCTATCTATTTATAGAAATTACTACAGACCAACCCCAAACGTTTAAAAGAATATCTAAAAAccctaaataaataatcttaaattaataaactgcaaataaattaaatcgtTCTGAATCTTATTTACCTTTAAGTGCACCCTCAAAAAAATGCCTTTGTTAAAGAAAAAGGCACAATAAtattatagcaataataataatcgtcATTATTATCCTGTTTGGTATATCAGCAGAATGCAAAGATGTGTAAGAGTTATTTCTGAATCGCTCATTCAGGCCTCATCCAGTCGTAACGCTGAacgcttgtgtgtgtgaattcaGATACTGCAGAGCAGCGGCAGTCCCGATCTGCCGCGTGCCGTCCTCTCTCCTCACCTGTGCCGGGACACCGTGGACTTCCTGAGAGGACACCTGACCCCTAAAGAGATGACCATCTTTGAGCTGCTGGGAGATGGCTGGACGCGGCCCAGGTGATGATGTGttacaggagtgtgtgtgtgtgtgtgtgtgtgtgtgtgtgtgtgtgtgtcagtggtAAACAGATACAGCCAGCGTCTGATCAGTATCAGATGACGGTACTTATATAAACAAGATTACGTAGGTGTGACTTTTTTGATGTTATTACTCTTATTAGGTATATCTAATGTTGTATCTTTagaatgaataaacattttaaagtataaaaataaaatatcttctcCCTAGACTAGCATCAGTCATTGCAAATTGTGAATTATGAgctattatgaaatattttttattttagccaaCTGACACAAGTTTTTTTCTAATggctgaaattattattattattattattattggtttttagtataaaatattttgccaTCTCtatagaataaatatttttaaaatatcaatataaaatatcttctcTTTTTATTAGCCATGAAGCTTTGAAAAACCCATTAatatgtatgtgttattgtgaattaaataaatattgtgtaatatgttgatattagtttttgtaatgtctgaagataataataataaattattattattattgggtataaataaataaatgaattagcttaagttaaaatagcatcaagttaaaaaaaaaagttttattgtgAATGCTAAAAATGTTGCCTTGTAATTAACTGATGTTTTATAATggctgatattattattatttatgttgtaTGATATAATATGGGATATATTTGATGATAcctcttaaaaataatgaattaatgaatgactTAAAGaaagtgtcaaaataaaaacGCTCTGTCTAGACTAGCAGGAAGCGTGTCGACTGATTGTGGGCGTGTCTTTGTGTATCTCAGAGCTGATTGGCCGAGAGAACAGTGCGCTCCTCTGTACGTCCCAAAGTTCCGGAACGGCTGGGAGCCGCCGCTGGAGCTGTTCCGCTCGTCGCCGTGGGAGACGGAGAGCGCCGGAGCGCCGGTGCAGACCGAATACAGACCCAAAGAGGTGAGAGGCCTCCTGATCTCGTCTGTGTGAACATCTCCTCTCCGTATCAAATCCACGTCATCTTTTCCTCTGTTTCTTCTCAGTTCTACGGATCACAGTCATCGCTCTCTTCAAACGGGTGAGTTAAGTCATCACCTCTCTATCTGTTTTAATCTGCggtaagctttttttttggacatgaATGATTGAGACCCGACCAAAGAACACCTTCTGCAGTTTATTTAATCTAGAATTCAATTAAATGCGATCCAGGACCCTAAATGCGAACTCATTTCTATTCACTGTGATAGTGATGGTGAAGGGAAGACTTCTTTCTCATCCGCTTGTTGCACTCGTGTTTTTTCCAGGTCTTTCTCGACGACTACTGCTTCTCGCAAGTACGCAAAGATCCGCTATCACTTCGTGGCACGTAACGTCAACGAGCTGTCGGTGCTTCAGGATGAAATTCTGGAGGTATAAGGACTGAAAAGTCACGTTTAACATCTCAATGCTTCTCATCAGTGAATTCAAACTGAGCTCTAATGGGGTTTTCACTCAAGTCTCCTTCTTCTCGGATGATTCTCCTGAGAAAATGGTTTCCTCTCAAATCAGCCTTAAATTATGCCAACAAAGTCTTAAAGACAGAGAattaactagtgctgtcaaatgtgtgtttattgtgtatatatgtgtatatatatttatatgtgtgtattatattatattatatatatatatatatatatatatatatataaactcacatacaggatatatttttatatttacatgcacatatttatattaatataatatatatatatatatatatatattatatatatgtgtgtgtgtgtgtgtgtatttatgatatataaatatatttaatatttatatgtaacatatttttccggaataaatacatgcatgggtgtgtatttaaatatatataataaatatacacaatacacatacatatgtaaaaaaacttttattttggatgcaattgtGATTGTTTAAGAGcactaatataaacattatactgtattaaaaataataataaaaataaataaatatatttacactatgtgtgtgtatttatatacagataataaatatacacagtacacacagatatattacgtaaataaaaacttttattttggatgcaattagtTGTGATTGATAATTTGACCGCGCTAGAATGAACTCTAATATTTCTCATCAAATTCTCCAACGATGAGCTGATCTTGGCTGCCATGTaaatttatttgacaaaaaacacAGGCAAAACCTGGTGCAATaccagttgtgtgtgtgtgaaggaactaatggttgtgtgtgtgaaggtgttGGAGGATGACAAGCAGTGGTGGAAGCTGAGGAACCGAAGCGGACAGGCGGGATACGTGCCCTATAATATCCTGGATGTGGTGAAACTGGAGGACCCTCAAACTACGATGGACCCGCCGTACAGTCCAGGAATACCTTACAGTCCggtaaacacatgcacacagtaaAACAAGCCTTATTCGATCAGTAAAAATACTAACCCATCATTGTTTTGCAGTCTTACAGAGGACAGTCTCCCTCCGGCTCTCTGGGCAGTGACAAAGACAGTGAGTTTCAGACCAGTCCACCAGATAAAGAAGATCAGAAGCTGTCAGGCAGTGCATCTGAAAGTGTTTCCACGTCTCTGTCCTCAGGTCACACTCAGCAGATGGATAAAGTGAACGATGAGCTGCTCATGTTGATCAGCGGGAACAAGCTCCAGCAGCCCACCAGAAACTTCAAGGTGGTCCGTCAGTCTACCGTCCCGCTGGCGTTCGACTCCAGCCCGGCCGAGGTCACCACCTGGCTCAACGCCAAGGGCTTCTCCAAACCGTGAGTCAGAGACGGCTCTTCTGAACTGTGCTTTCAGTTATAGCCATCAGTTATTAGCCACAGTTCAATCATTTCTTAGAAACATTACTAGCGTGCACcctgagacaaaacaaaggcatttTAATCTAGAAACCCATTAAGGCTACCAAactctataaaatataaaaaataaaattgtatttttactgaGAACTTGTTAATCCTAAATATGTAacgtttaaaatattacaattatttttactgAGAACccagttttattttgattaaaattatttatttgtattaatttattaaaatactttgttactatacactgtgaaatatttattatattttttaaacctaaactataatttttttactgaaaattgAAGCATtcttaagtaatatatatatatatatatatatatatatatatatatatatatatatatatatatatatatatatatgtgtgtgtgtatatatcacaAATTAAGCCttctaaacaatgaaaaatattaattattaagcatTTATCTTTAACtgaagattaaaaatatttgtttctgaGAACTCATTAAGGCTtctaaactgtaataaatttctcaaaataaaatgttaatttacaaAGAACTTCTAAACCTTacctgatttaaaataaaaaaaatgatagtcaattaaatgtaattatttattttataagtatGAAATGCTTAAAAGTCACAAAAATGTTGAGAATTAATTCTgtggtgggtgtgtgtgtgtgtgtgtctgtctctgtctgtgtgtgtttgtgtgtgtgtttgtgtttgtgtgtgtgtttgtgtgtgtgtgtgtgtgtgtctgtgtctgtgtgtctgtgtgtgtgtctgtgtgtgtgtgtgtgtctgtgtttgtgtgtgtgtgtgtgtgtgtgtctctgtctgtgtgtgtgtgtgtctgtctctgtctgtgtgtgtgtgtgtgtgtgtgtgtgtctgtctctgtctgtgtgtgtgtgtgtttgtgttgtgtgtgtgtgtgtgtgtgtgtgtgtgtgtgtgtttgtgtgtgtgtgtgtcaggacgGTGGAGCGTCTGGGCATCCTGACCGGAGCTCAGCTCTTCTCTCTGAATAAAGATCACCTGAAGGCCGTGTGTGGAGACGAGGGATCTCGCGTCTACAGCCAGATCACGGTCCAGAAATCACAACTAGAGGTCAGtgacacctcacacacacacacacacacactgcctcaGCACAGAAGAGCACAACTCCTCTCAcgtgtcttttctctctctccatcagaAGAGTCGAGGAGATTCAGAACTGCAGGAGATCCTGATTAAACAACAAGAGAAAATTTCATCTGCCTCCTAAACTAAGACTGTCAATCAAACAGTCCCCTGGCAACAGTAACCGTCAACCCAACCCACCAATCAAGTTCTGCCACACGTCGACCAAACGCCTAATccaagatattttttaattgtatatttattgttggTGCTTTTTATCGTCAGTGTATGTACGGATCTCATTGCAGTTTATCTCGTTCATGCTGAAAAATACTTGCTACTCTTTATTGCATGAAAACCATGTACTGGTGAATCTCAGGAAAACATGTACAGGTCACGCTTCGAAATTAAAAAAcgataaagcataaaaatgctaaaaagcattttagcGTCATTTTAACTCAAAGCAGActttctttaaagtttttacGCAATtcagaatgattaaaaaaaatataacgaATAGCAGTACGGTgagaaaatcaaaagaaaaacgACTATTTTAGggctacttttttattattatttcatttcatttcatccGCTTTCTCAAATGCACGCATTTTTGATCGTTCCGTGTTTTAGGTAAAAAGATGTTCTAGCGCACGTTTCTTTCGGTGACCCGTACATGTTGCCCGGAGAGATTGGGCCGTGTTTTAAAGACGGACTGAGCCGAGTGAATGTTTCCTGGGGTTTGATAGGATGAGTGCATCCGTGACAGCGGTTtttgaaagagacaaaaaaaatgtaaataatgtgcTAAATTCACGCACGCACGTTCCGATGCTGACCGTCACGCGAGAACAGCGCGTTTATCAGCTGGATTCATGCacgtcttctttttttattcgcGTAAAGGGCATTTAGAGGCTTACAGCACGTGCTTCGATCGCAATAGAGACACTTTAAAAAGACACAGAGATGAGACTTAATCAGTTTAATCGGATACCAATAGTAGGAAATCAATATATTAAACCGGAAGTGCAACCTTTTAGTATTATCCTCTGCTAGTTTCtccaaatgttatttataaaaaaaaaaataaaaaaatcactgtattgtaaatttcagaaataaagtgACTACTAAAAAGACTGCGCTTCGGAAATTACCTTCAAAATATTCAATGCATCTATGCAGCTACGCAAAACTACTTTTCACACGACTTCCAGGTACATTCATGCACTTTCTTGCACCTCCTTTACCTACATTTCCGATCAGtctctttaaaaacacattcaaagcGCCACAATTACCCTTCAAataccaaaaaacaaaagtgctaCGTGTCATTTTAGCAATCTGATTGACTGGTCTTTTAGTTAGGAGACTTTTAACGTCTGGTCTGTGACGAGCTTCCTCTGATTGGCGGATTCTGCTCGGCTTTTCTGGTTTTTTTGACGCTGACCCCGAATGAGGTTTTATTTGTTGAGGTACGCATCCAGCCAGAGCTCTCCGGATTTTTCCAAAGACCTGAGAGGAGAGAAAGTTGTTCGGTTAGTGCTCACAGTGAATgcatgctaaatattattaaaaaattattaccTGAAATAAAttagactttattttaattgattaaaataacacacacatatatatatatatatat contains:
- the eps8l2 gene encoding epidermal growth factor receptor kinase substrate 8-like protein 2 isoform X3, which codes for MQETSQYHVQHLSTFVMDKSESIATVDDAIKKLKLLDSKDKIWTQEMLLQVTDKSIKLLDCETKEELENFPLATVHHCQTLLNQTRYPSVLMIICQDNEQHKPDIHFFYCDEVEAEMVHADIDSALGDNTRGKKMRPQTLKLNQEKMKHQRESIIPASEPRSPGPGVKGRVAATDMKDEQTMQDPESSMKLAQRIEKDVQILNCSLDDIEIFVARLHKAAEAFAQLNQRNRSKKNKKRGPAEGVLTLRAKPPSEGEFIDCLQKLKLSFNLLAKLKKHIQNPTAAELVHFLFGPLELILQSSGSPDLPRAVLSPHLCRDTVDFLRGHLTPKEMTIFELLGDGWTRPRADWPREQCAPLYVPKFRNGWEPPLELFRSSPWETESAGAPVQTEYRPKEFYGSQSSLSSNGSFSTTTASRKYAKIRYHFVARNVNELSVLQDEILEVLEDDKQWWKLRNRSGQAGYVPYNILDVVKLEDPQTTMDPPYSPGIPYSPSYRGQSPSGSLGSDKDSHTQQMDKVNDELLMLISGNKLQQPTRNFKVVRQSTVPLAFDSSPAEVTTWLNAKGFSKPTVERLGILTGAQLFSLNKDHLKAVCGDEGSRVYSQITVQKSQLEKSRGDSELQEILIKQQEKISSAS
- the eps8l2 gene encoding epidermal growth factor receptor kinase substrate 8-like protein 2 isoform X1, with the protein product MKSRHRPPPSSSSSALLCSGVARSDSKISAKTLFEQRKKYSNSNVIMQETSQYHVQHLSTFVMDKSESIATVDDAIKKLKLLDSKDKIWTQEMLLQVTDKSIKLLDCETKEELENFPLATVHHCQTLLNQTRYPSVLMIICQDNEQHKPDIHFFYCDEVEAEMVHADIDSALGDNTRGKKMRPQTLKLNQEKMKHQRESIIPASEPRSPGPGVKGRVAATDMKDEQTMQDPESSMKLAQRIEKDVQILNCSLDDIEIFVARLHKAAEAFAQLNQRNRSKKNKKRGPAEGVLTLRAKPPSEGEFIDCLQKLKLSFNLLAKLKKHIQNPTAAELVHFLFGPLELILQSSGSPDLPRAVLSPHLCRDTVDFLRGHLTPKEMTIFELLGDGWTRPRADWPREQCAPLYVPKFRNGWEPPLELFRSSPWETESAGAPVQTEYRPKEFYGSQSSLSSNGSFSTTTASRKYAKIRYHFVARNVNELSVLQDEILEVLEDDKQWWKLRNRSGQAGYVPYNILDVVKLEDPQTTMDPPYSPGIPYSPSYRGQSPSGSLGSDKDSHTQQMDKVNDELLMLISGNKLQQPTRNFKVVRQSTVPLAFDSSPAEVTTWLNAKGFSKPTVERLGILTGAQLFSLNKDHLKAVCGDEGSRVYSQITVQKSQLEKSRGDSELQEILIKQQEKISSAS
- the eps8l2 gene encoding epidermal growth factor receptor kinase substrate 8-like protein 2 isoform X2, which encodes MWHHSEQRKKYSNSNVIMQETSQYHVQHLSTFVMDKSESIATVDDAIKKLKLLDSKDKIWTQEMLLQVTDKSIKLLDCETKEELENFPLATVHHCQTLLNQTRYPSVLMIICQDNEQHKPDIHFFYCDEVEAEMVHADIDSALGDNTRGKKMRPQTLKLNQEKMKHQRESIIPASEPRSPGPGVKGRVAATDMKDEQTMQDPESSMKLAQRIEKDVQILNCSLDDIEIFVARLHKAAEAFAQLNQRNRSKKNKKRGPAEGVLTLRAKPPSEGEFIDCLQKLKLSFNLLAKLKKHIQNPTAAELVHFLFGPLELILQSSGSPDLPRAVLSPHLCRDTVDFLRGHLTPKEMTIFELLGDGWTRPRADWPREQCAPLYVPKFRNGWEPPLELFRSSPWETESAGAPVQTEYRPKEFYGSQSSLSSNGSFSTTTASRKYAKIRYHFVARNVNELSVLQDEILEVLEDDKQWWKLRNRSGQAGYVPYNILDVVKLEDPQTTMDPPYSPGIPYSPSYRGQSPSGSLGSDKDSHTQQMDKVNDELLMLISGNKLQQPTRNFKVVRQSTVPLAFDSSPAEVTTWLNAKGFSKPTVERLGILTGAQLFSLNKDHLKAVCGDEGSRVYSQITVQKSQLEKSRGDSELQEILIKQQEKISSAS